The nucleotide window ATTGACCAGTTGATCAATTTTTTGGGGATGACAATCATTTTTATTTAATCTCAGTCTAATTCTTCCGGGAGTTTGACTAATTAAATAAGCTGGAATCATCGTTGACTCAGTTGTGGTAATTTCCCCCCTATTTAGTTCCATCGGTACATAACTGGCGATCGCCATTGTTTCAACACCTCAATAAACGTTACGTAAGACTATTTCAACTCTTGATAATTGATAATTAACTGGGTTTAAATTCTTTAATTTTCAGAATCGAGAAAAAACTTATTTATCTCTATTCTCTTATCTTTAAGAATATGTAATTATCCATTATCCATTATCCATTGATAAGCCTCCCTTCCTGCCCTCTAACTATGACTAATTAATCCCAGTAGTAGGGCAAGGAAAAGGAAATCTTATCGATAAGACATTAATCTAACCGACTTCGGAAGATGTTTCAGCCGTTCCAGGGTTTTGGGTTTGTTGTTCGGCTAATTCTACTTTAGCTTCTGCAACTAAATCTTCCAACACTTCACCGGCTTCGGCTAAGACCCCTCTACTCTTTTCGTACAGGACGATCGAGCCTTTGATGGCTGCTTTAGCAACGGGTTTACCGACTTTACCTACAGCAGGAATGAGAAGGGGAGCAAGAACAACAGCCCCTAGTCCGGCAGCTATTCCGGGAATGCCAAATTCTTCTGCTACATTTTCCCATAAGTCTGTTACTTTAAAAGCCATGTTTCACCTCCTAGTTAGGTTTCCTATCTACAGTTTATCTAGTTCTAAAATTAGGGGATATTACTATGTCTAAAATTACACAATTATTCAGAATAGAATTAGACTAAGTCTATTGTGACTGATGGTTTAAATCAATCCTCATCCCCTAAACAGATTTTTTCAACGGAGAAAGCATAGGAAGAAGTTTTGTCCCCCCATGCCTCATATTTAAGTTATTTTTGGGGTTAGTTAGGGGGTTTTCCCCCCATTGGTTAACTAGCCTTCCGGTTGAGCAGAGGATGATCCAGAGCCTTCTAGAAGTCTGCGATCTTGGGCTTCTGCTAATTCAGCCCGGCTTTCTGCTACTAAGTCTTCGAGAGCTTCTCTAGCTTCGGCTAAAGAGCCTTTGCTTTTTTCATATAAAAGAATGCTTCCTTTGATCACAGATTTAGCAACGGGTTTACCGGTTTTGGCTAAAACAGGAGCTAGAGCTAATGCACCAACACCAACGAGGATACCTGGAAGACCGAAATCTTCAACTAAACCACCAATTCCTTCAAAAGTATCACCGATTAAAGACATTTTTAACCTCCTTTATTTTATTGTTGTTCTTCGTCTTCGGTTTTCGCTGTCAGGACGGGGCGAAGTCCGTTCATTCCTGCCAGCACGCTTGAACCATTGTTGATCATGGTTGCTGTCATGGGATTGATCCCAACGGTAGCGGCAATGGCTAATCCACAAAGGTTAGGTACGCCTACAATTCCCGCATTTTGATAGATAATTTTCTTCGCATTACGGGCGATCGTAATCGCTTCTACTAATCCTTCGAGATTATTCCTCATTAACACTACATCTGCTGTTTCCCGCGCCACGTCTGAACCATCCCGGAAAGAGACGGATACATCAGCATAAGCTAAGGCAGCCGAGTCATTTAACCCATCCCCAACAAAAGCAACCGTTAACCCTTGATTATGCAGGTCTTGAACGATTTGAGCTTTGGTTTCTGGGAAGGCTTCCGCGTGGGTTTGACTGGGGGGAATATTTAAAATTTGGGCAACGGCGGCGGCGCGTTGTTGATTATCACCGGTGAGGATATGAATTTCTGCTCCGATATCTTCCCGTAAGGCTCTAATCACTTCTGGACTTTCTGCGCGTAAGGGGTCAGTATATTCAAGTACGCCCATAATTTCCCCGTCACTGGCCACATAAATTAGAGGATAGCTGGCTTCTTTGAGTTCAGGATTATGGTCATAAAGTGGCTCAACGTTAACCCCTTCTTTGATTAAGAACCGTTCGCTACCGACTAACACATCATGACCTTCTATGTCCGCGCGAATGCCTAAGCCGACTTGATAATCCCACTCACCACGAGAAGGAATATCGAGTTTTTGATCTTTAGCATAACGTATAACTGCCTCCGCGACAGGGTGAGTAATCCGTTTTTCTGCGGCTGCCGCCAGTTGGATCACTCGTTGAGGTGCAATATCGGGTGAGGCGGTTTTGATGCCGATGACTTGAATATTTCCTTGGGTTAAGGTTCCGGTCTTATCAAAGACGATCGCATCGACTTGGGCGAGTTGTTCTAATGCCCGTCCACTGCGGATCAGGACTCCTCGGCGGGCTGCTCCATATAAGGCGGCCATGATGGTGGTGGGAACGGATACCCGGATCCCGGTGGCAAAATCGATCGTCAAGACAGAAGCGGCTCTAGCGGGGTTACGGGTGAGGGCAAAAACCAATGATCCCAGTAATAGGGTAGGCATTACGGTTCGATCAGCCAATTTAGCCGCATAGTTTTCCATCCGGGTGTCATGGATGGGTACTTCTTTGAGCATTTTGAGGGTTTGTCCGGCTCGGGTTTCTTCTCCTAAGCGTTCTGCTAGGACATAAATTTGCCCTTCTCTAACTAAGGTAGAAGCATAGACCATTTCTCCCTCATTTTTGACCACCGGCATCGATTCCCCGGTCAATCTTTGCTCATCGATGAGGGCTTTACCCCGCAGAATATGACCATCGACGGGAATTTGTTCCCCTGGATAAACAATAACCGTATCTTCGGGGAGAAGTTGTTCTAGGGGAATTTCTAGCTTTTGACCCTCTCTTTCTACCCAAGCACTTTGAGCTAAAGAACTGAGCAAGTCTAAGGCTTTACTTTGGGAAGAACGGGCGGTTAGTTCTCGAATGGTTTCCCCAAGTTGAATCAGAACCAACATACTGCATGAGGTCAAGAAATGGCTCTGAGCAGTGACAATGGTAATCGCACTCAAGTCGAGAAAATCAACGTTAAGCTTGCGTTCTTCTTGAAAACTTTCCCAAGCTCGTTTGGCAACCGGCACCGCCGCCGCCGCAATGATTCCTCGTACCACCAAAGCCGGCAGGGTTAGCCCCAATGGCCCATTGAGAAGGGCTAATACTGTCGCTACCATCGGCAGTTTGAGGGCAGACCAGGAAATCTTATTATCTGATTTTTCGCATTGAGAGAGAATTTCATCCCGTTGTAGATAAATGTCCGGATGATTGGCCAGTTGGATCAATTCGATGCAATAAGACCGGCTCTCTTTTTGGGAAATTTTCTCAGGTTGATAGTAAAACGTAACCGAACCCGCCGCTCGTTTAACCTTGAGATGGGTAATCTCTTCATCGACCGAGACTAAGGCTTGTAATGCCTGAGAATAGTCGAGATCGTGAACAATTTTCGGAATGCGAAATCTAATCCGTCCTGGCACGTCATGAACGATGCGATAGGCGACCTGGGGACAAGATAAGCTTAATTTGTCCAGACTCGTCGCTGTGGCGAGTGCTACGGATTTTTTGAAAGATTCCCCCCTGTTGACAGCTTTGACAGGAGCAAGTGCTAAATTGACCATTACACCTCCCCGGATAGTTAATGAGAATATTTTTTGTTTGTCAATGAATTATAAACCTAGTTAGGCTTGTTGCAACGGAAAGTTTGCCATAAATCTGAGCATGGTCGTCAGCATACAAGCTTTAAATCGTCGCCAAGGACTCTCGGATTCTTCTTCTGCCGAAAGCTCAAAGCGTTGATGATCTGGCTCTACTGCGACTATTGAGTTAGTGGGTTGTTCAGAGGATGAGACCGGTTGTTCTTCTTGTTGATCCGGTTGATCTGTGGCTTTTTCTTCCTCTAAAACTGGCTCAGACTCTTGCATACTCAATGAATCCGTGTCTGTAGTCTCGGCTACAGTTTCTGGTTCTAACGACTCTTGAATCTCTTGCGGTTTCCCATATCCATTGTTATGGACATCGGGAGCTTCAAGGGTTGTTTCTTCCAAGCTAGTTGGATTATTTTTAGGAGTATTAGGATTATTAAGGGTATCTGAGGCGATTTGCTCTAATAAAGCGATTAACTCCGAGGATTTTAACGCCGTTTTTCTGGTGTTGGAGGGTATCCCTGTTCGATATTGGATCACGACTGACCCGGTTTCTCGATTCACCCGGACACTGGTAATTCGGTTATCCCGTTGAGCTAAATTTTCTAAGGTTTTAACGTAGTCGAGATCCCCCTTAACTCTGGGAATCGATAGACGTATTCTTCCCGGTATTTCATGGATAACTCGATAGTCCGATGCTGCCGGGTGTTTCGACTGCGTTGTCTCGATCGTCCCATCGTTTAGGGTTTGGTCGCCTTGTTTGTCTTCTAATGGCGAGTCTTTCTGTGATCCTTGTACAAAGGGGAGATCGAATTGATTCATCACTCCACGAGTCACCCTAGAGGTTACGATATAGGTGGCTAATCCTTGCCAACCTCCTACCCCTAACCCTCTTGCTGCCGCTATCCCGACTACCGGAGGAATAAATGAAGATAGTCGTTTTAGGGTTTGAGCATAGGAATCTGACCCTAATAGTTCGGGTGATGGGGTTTCTTGAGTGACACCATAAGGCTCAAGAAATCGCTGCACTTGTGCGCGAGATACTATACTTTGATCATAGGTAATCACTAAATTACCTGTATCTTGGTTGATGCGGACTGTTTGTATTCCCGCTTGTTTTCGCAAGTGTTGCGCTATTTCCGTTAGTCTGTTTTTCGTCTTTGTGTCTAATGCACGCAGTCGAACCCGGTTAGCAACACTATGTAGAATTTCAAACCCCTGCTGTTCACAGGTGCTTTCTACATTGTTCATTTTTTACGTGACCTTGAGTTCGCCTTTTGGTTAACCTGTTCTTAACCTTTGTTTCCTCCTTAGTATAACGAATCTAAAAAGGAAATGGTAAAAAAAATTATTATCGGTTTGGTCTTTATGACAATAAATTCTTATCAATCATTAACGGGGACTTAATTTTAACTTAACGTTAAAACAGCAAGCCTATAGTATAACGCGAGATAGATTTTTTTTGGGTTCATTAGTAACTTTTCACCCCAAATTTACCGCCAAAATTGTAGGGTATTGTCTTTAGTGCCATTAATTAAGGTTTGTCCATCGTTACTCAAAGCAATTGCTGTAATTGGGGAGGTATTCCCTAGCAAGGTTTGTACACAGTCTAAGGTTTGACAATTCCAGACTTTGATCGTTGTATCATCGCTTCCACTGACAAAATATTGTCCATCTCGACTAAAGGTAACGGCGTTAACTGCTCCCGTATGTTCGTTTAATGTCTGTACCAGTTTGCCGGCTTTAATATCCCACACAATCAGGGTGTTATCGGTACTCCCACTCACGGCAAATCTGCCATCAGGACTAATGGCTACAGTTTTAATCTCTCCTTGATGTCCGGTTAAGGTACAATATAACTCCCCATTTGTCAAGTGCCACACTCTGAGGGTTTTGTCTTGACTCCCACTGATTAGAGTGTGTCCATCCGGAGTGATCCCTAAACAGGTGATCCATTCTCGATGACCAAATAAGGTTTGAAAGGGTTCGCCGGTTTTGAGATTCCATAATTTAATTTTGTGACTAGCACTGATTAAGGTTTGACCGTCAGGACTAATCATTAAAGAGTAAATTTCTTTTTTATGTCCAAATAAGGTTTTTTCAGGAGTTTCTGTGGGTAAATGCCAAAGTTTAATATAATTTCGGGTATTGGTGTGATCGCTGGTGGCTAAAATTTGTTGATCTGGACTGAGAGAAAAGGCCAAAACTTCACCACAATGGTGAGTTAAGCTTTGGGTTAAAATGGGGGTTGATGGGGTTAATGTCCAGACTTCAATGACAGAGCGATCGCCAAGGATAACTAATTGTCTTCCGTCAGGAGTGAGAGTTAACGAGTTGACACTGCCGGAAGTGGTATTCAGGGTTTGAAATAGGGAAAAATTAAGCTGCTTTTCGGGAATATTTTGGTCTTTGGGAGTGTCTAAATAACTGAGGAGTCCTTGAACTTGTATGACTCGTTGATGATCTCCTAAAGTGGCCAAACATTCCTGTAAAGTTTTTAAATACTCTCGGTCTTGATTAGTTAAAGTAGGTTTGACGATTTCTAAGTTTTGAAGTCCCTGAACGGGGGATAATTGTCGCTGCTGTAACCAAATTTTGAGAGAATAATTGACCTGTTCAAGTGCTAAGGATTGATCGGGAAGCTGACTTAAACTTTTAGCCAGTTTTAAACTCAATTCCGGAATCCAGTAAGGTCGTTCTTTGGCTAAATTTTGCAAAACTTCCCCATAAATAGAAACGGTTGTTTTCAGCAGTTGAGGAGAAGATTGATTATCTAATTGGTCTTGGATTAATTGGGGCAATAATTCGGGTAAGATAGGCGGTAAATCATTTTGAATTAAATAATGGATGTCAGCAATCCATCCGCCGACCAAACAATGACATAATCCCAGGAAATTTAAGAGATTTTCCCAATCGTGATAAGTGGTTTTTAGAGCTAATGGTAATTCTGTAATATCAATGCCGGCTTGTTCTAATTCTTCGGCTTCTTCTAAAATGGCTAAATTACTAATATTTTCTCCTCCTAAGCGCTCAATCACTTCGGGAGATTTTCCTAATTTAATTAATTTTTGTCGGGTTTCTTTCCATTTTAAGGCTCTTTTTCGGGCTGATTCGAGGAGAAATTCTTCATAGGGAATTTGAAAAATTGTGCCATAAAAATATTGCTCTTGTCCTAGTCCCCAATAGGCTAATCTAAAAGTTAAAATTTTGCCATCGATTTCTGATTCTAAAATTAAAGTCGGTTCAGATTTGAGCATCCAAAACAGAGCTTTAATACTCGCTTCTCCATAGAAATTTTCCGGCTTCCACGCTCCTCCTAAAAATTCTGTCCGTCGGGTTTCATTATGTAAGGAATAATGTTGACTGAGAAATTTTCTTATTCCTTGGGATAATCTTTTTTCGGTTTCCAGTTTGCCAATTTCTGAAGGACTTTCGATTTGTGCTAAAGATATTTGTGGGGGAGCAAGTAATACCCGCAGAGGAATGGGTTGATTTCCCGGATGACTCTCTAGAAGTTGACAGGGAAAAAGACGTAAAGGCCAATGTTCAAAACTTTTTTGAACTTCGGGTAAGAGTAAGGTGGTTTCTCGTTGATAACTCGCTAACTGGAAAATGGCCTTTCTCTTGTCAGCCACTAACTTTTGTTGTAGAATTTTTTCTTGTTGAAATCGCTGTTGATGAAAATCAATATTCGTTTGATTGGGCGTTGTAGTGACATCTTTCACTAAATCGTGAAGCTCGATCGCGGTTTTGTATCCTAATTCGGCGATTTGCTCTACTGCTGCGATCGTTTCTGTTTCGCCAGAAAGATGATTTCTGACGTTGAGGGTTTTGATCACCTGTTTAACTTGATGTTTCTGCTGATCTTCTAATTCCTCTCGAACATTAGACAGCAGATGATTTGTCCCGGCATAAACTAGAGTTTTAAATACGGGTAGAGCGACTTTAAAAAATATACTTAACCATTGCTCCATAACAGCTTGGTTGATTCGGGTTATTTTTGAGTATTATTTAAGCTTACTTTTTGAGGCTAGTCAAATTATTTCTCGAAAAAATTATTTAATAACCTTTCTTTAACCTCGTATTAATCTTTTTGCCTTTATTTTTGCTTAATTTTTAGACTACTCATAATAGATATTAGCGTATTTTAATTGGGTTGTAAACTTCGATGAATTGGAAATACTTTAAGAAAATTTTTCGGACAATTGGGCTAATTTTAGCAATCTTAATCGGATTTATGGGGTTTTATGCGGTTACTAGAGCGGAAATAGAACCAAAAGCACAAATAATCAATACTCTTCCTGATATTAGTGGATTAGGGTGGATTGAGAATAATTTATTTTTAGGGGTTCATGATGCTAAAAATGGGACAGATAACGATAAACCGAGAGTAAGCTTGATAAAATTACCCGATTCAAAATCTGGTTTAGGGTGGGAACCGGTTGATCTAATCTGGCCTGAACCGATAGGATTTAGTAATGATTTAGAAGGAGTGGCGCGTATTCCTGATGAATTCTGGTTTATCATCGCTGAAAGTGGCAATAATCTGAAAACTCCTCCTTTTCCTCGCTTATTTCTCCTAGAATATGCCCAAAATCAGTTAAAACTTATTGATTCAACTAGCTGGCCAGTTCCGGTGAATAATGTTGAAGGAATAGCGGTGGCTAAAATTAAAAATCAATTAATTTTTATTTATGCTGAACGAGGGGATAATCAGCCTAATACAGAAATTCGATGGGGAAGTTTAAGTCTTAATCCCTTAAAATTTGGCTCATTTGGAGGCGTAATTTATCCTAATCCTGAGTCAAAACAAACTAATATTCGTTCAGTAAGTGCGATGGATGTCGATAATCAAGGACGATTATATGTAGCGTCAGCTTTTGATCCCAATGTTGATAATGGGCCTTTTTATAGTAAAGTCTGGCAAATTGGGAAAATTTCTGAACAGGAAAATAATGATATACAAATAATTTTAGAGTCAACTCCTAAATTAATAGCCGTTATAGACGGGTTTAAGGTTGAAGGATTAGCGATTAAAGAGACAAATGGGAATCAAAGAGAATTTATTATTGGAACGGATGATGAAAATTATGGGGGAGTGGTGCGGATTCTTCCTTTAAACTGAGGGATGGCTGATAGAATTATTAGAGGATTTTTCAATATATTGTTGAAACATAATCTGATAGGTTTGTTCAAATTTAGAATCTTCGAGAAATAGTTTCACTTGTACTTGAGTGCAACCGTGAGGAGTTTGCCGAGCAATCATCGCTAATATTTCTACCGCTTCTTCAAGAGAAGAAAATTTTCCCTCAACAACCTTAACCGGAGAATTAATCTGATCATGAGTTAATAAGTCAAGATCGGCGATCGTTTCTCGACTGAGGTTGATTTCTGCTAATCGTTTTGTTTCATTGCCGATTTGTTCAACAATTAATTTTTCTTGTCGAATAGGAATTTCTATAAACTGGGTTTCAATTTCTTTACGAATAACAACTTCTCCGATTTTCCGTCTGCTGCGCTTAATTTTAAGTTTTTCTTGCAAGAGTTCAATCTGGTAGTTGTCGGTTTCTTTTTCAGGATTAATTGGTTGATTATCCATCATTAATTATTTCCTTAAATTTTTCGATAATAAAATAAGTTTTTCAATCCCTGTAGAGACGTTGCATACAACGTCTCTACATCCCCTAGATTATGTTTTGACTAATTGGAGTTATTATCTGTTTAGATTTCGATTGTGATCAATAACAGGATTGCCGTCGACATCAACTTCTAACTCTTCACGACGTAAGGTTTCTTCGGCTGATACCTGATCATGATCGACTTCTTTTCTGATGTTAACTTCTTCTCGTACAACAGCTTCTTTTTGGATAGAAGCTGTTTCTTCATAAACTTCCATACGAGCTACTTCACCCTCTTGGAAAGTCGCTTCACCCGGAGAAACTACCCGTTCACCGCCAGTAGGATTAGTCCGTTCAATAACGACTCGCTCATTTTCAACCGGTACAGAAGCTCGTGCTGTTTCAGTTTCTACTCGTTTACCAACTGTAACTTCTCCCGCTTTTTGACGGTTTTTGTTAGCAATTAATCGTTCTTCATAGAGTTTAATGTGATCGTGATCACCTTTTCGAGTTTCATAGAGATCCCGGTCATAACCATAATCGTAATTATCACGATTGTAGCTAGGGGTTCTAGTAGCGGTAGTAGCAGTAGTAGCAGTAGTAGCAGTAGTAGTAGGACGACGATAAGCAGTTCTTACCCGCTCTTCATAATCATAATCTACCGTCATATTATCATGATATTCTGGTAGACTTTCGACTTGCTCACGGCTTAAATCAGTCGCATAAACT belongs to Gloeothece citriformis PCC 7424 and includes:
- a CDS encoding HMA2 domain-containing protein — its product is MNNVESTCEQQGFEILHSVANRVRLRALDTKTKNRLTEIAQHLRKQAGIQTVRINQDTGNLVITYDQSIVSRAQVQRFLEPYGVTQETPSPELLGSDSYAQTLKRLSSFIPPVVGIAAARGLGVGGWQGLATYIVTSRVTRGVMNQFDLPFVQGSQKDSPLEDKQGDQTLNDGTIETTQSKHPAASDYRVIHEIPGRIRLSIPRVKGDLDYVKTLENLAQRDNRITSVRVNRETGSVVIQYRTGIPSNTRKTALKSSELIALLEQIASDTLNNPNTPKNNPTSLEETTLEAPDVHNNGYGKPQEIQESLEPETVAETTDTDSLSMQESEPVLEEEKATDQPDQQEEQPVSSSEQPTNSIVAVEPDHQRFELSAEEESESPWRRFKACMLTTMLRFMANFPLQQA
- a CDS encoding WD40 repeat domain-containing protein, with protein sequence MEQWLSIFFKVALPVFKTLVYAGTNHLLSNVREELEDQQKHQVKQVIKTLNVRNHLSGETETIAAVEQIAELGYKTAIELHDLVKDVTTTPNQTNIDFHQQRFQQEKILQQKLVADKRKAIFQLASYQRETTLLLPEVQKSFEHWPLRLFPCQLLESHPGNQPIPLRVLLAPPQISLAQIESPSEIGKLETEKRLSQGIRKFLSQHYSLHNETRRTEFLGGAWKPENFYGEASIKALFWMLKSEPTLILESEIDGKILTFRLAYWGLGQEQYFYGTIFQIPYEEFLLESARKRALKWKETRQKLIKLGKSPEVIERLGGENISNLAILEEAEELEQAGIDITELPLALKTTYHDWENLLNFLGLCHCLVGGWIADIHYLIQNDLPPILPELLPQLIQDQLDNQSSPQLLKTTVSIYGEVLQNLAKERPYWIPELSLKLAKSLSQLPDQSLALEQVNYSLKIWLQQRQLSPVQGLQNLEIVKPTLTNQDREYLKTLQECLATLGDHQRVIQVQGLLSYLDTPKDQNIPEKQLNFSLFQTLNTTSGSVNSLTLTPDGRQLVILGDRSVIEVWTLTPSTPILTQSLTHHCGEVLAFSLSPDQQILATSDHTNTRNYIKLWHLPTETPEKTLFGHKKEIYSLMISPDGQTLISASHKIKLWNLKTGEPFQTLFGHREWITCLGITPDGHTLISGSQDKTLRVWHLTNGELYCTLTGHQGEIKTVAISPDGRFAVSGSTDNTLIVWDIKAGKLVQTLNEHTGAVNAVTFSRDGQYFVSGSDDTTIKVWNCQTLDCVQTLLGNTSPITAIALSNDGQTLINGTKDNTLQFWR
- a CDS encoding DUF2382 domain-containing protein, encoding MMDNQPINPEKETDNYQIELLQEKLKIKRSRRKIGEVVIRKEIETQFIEIPIRQEKLIVEQIGNETKRLAEINLSRETIADLDLLTHDQINSPVKVVEGKFSSLEEAVEILAMIARQTPHGCTQVQVKLFLEDSKFEQTYQIMFQQYIEKSSNNSISHPSV
- a CDS encoding heavy metal translocating P-type ATPase — translated: MVNLALAPVKAVNRGESFKKSVALATATSLDKLSLSCPQVAYRIVHDVPGRIRFRIPKIVHDLDYSQALQALVSVDEEITHLKVKRAAGSVTFYYQPEKISQKESRSYCIELIQLANHPDIYLQRDEILSQCEKSDNKISWSALKLPMVATVLALLNGPLGLTLPALVVRGIIAAAAVPVAKRAWESFQEERKLNVDFLDLSAITIVTAQSHFLTSCSMLVLIQLGETIRELTARSSQSKALDLLSSLAQSAWVEREGQKLEIPLEQLLPEDTVIVYPGEQIPVDGHILRGKALIDEQRLTGESMPVVKNEGEMVYASTLVREGQIYVLAERLGEETRAGQTLKMLKEVPIHDTRMENYAAKLADRTVMPTLLLGSLVFALTRNPARAASVLTIDFATGIRVSVPTTIMAALYGAARRGVLIRSGRALEQLAQVDAIVFDKTGTLTQGNIQVIGIKTASPDIAPQRVIQLAAAAEKRITHPVAEAVIRYAKDQKLDIPSRGEWDYQVGLGIRADIEGHDVLVGSERFLIKEGVNVEPLYDHNPELKEASYPLIYVASDGEIMGVLEYTDPLRAESPEVIRALREDIGAEIHILTGDNQQRAAAVAQILNIPPSQTHAEAFPETKAQIVQDLHNQGLTVAFVGDGLNDSAALAYADVSVSFRDGSDVARETADVVLMRNNLEGLVEAITIARNAKKIIYQNAGIVGVPNLCGLAIAATVGINPMTATMINNGSSVLAGMNGLRPVLTAKTEDEEQQ
- a CDS encoding DUF5132 domain-containing protein — protein: MSLIGDTFEGIGGLVEDFGLPGILVGVGALALAPVLAKTGKPVAKSVIKGSILLYEKSKGSLAEAREALEDLVAESRAELAEAQDRRLLEGSGSSSAQPEG
- a CDS encoding DUF5132 domain-containing protein — translated: MAFKVTDLWENVAEEFGIPGIAAGLGAVVLAPLLIPAVGKVGKPVAKAAIKGSIVLYEKSRGVLAEAGEVLEDLVAEAKVELAEQQTQNPGTAETSSEVG
- a CDS encoding DUF2382 domain-containing protein; amino-acid sequence: MALIKIQDYNPNYKDDVFRGSDIKGYSVYGNLDQDKVGSVHDILVDESGFLRYLVVDTGLWIFGKKALLPIGRCRIDYPNRRVYATDLSREQVESLPEYHDNMTVDYDYEERVRTAYRRPTTTATTATTATTATRTPSYNRDNYDYGYDRDLYETRKGDHDHIKLYEERLIANKNRQKAGEVTVGKRVETETARASVPVENERVVIERTNPTGGERVVSPGEATFQEGEVARMEVYEETASIQKEAVVREEVNIRKEVDHDQVSAEETLRREELEVDVDGNPVIDHNRNLNR